The Streptomyces uncialis genomic interval GGGCCGTTGACGCTGGTGCCGGGGGTGGCCTGGTCGCCGTCCCTGGCTTGTTCACATCGGTGTGCCCCCGTTCACGGACTCACGTCATCCCGCATTGAATCGTGTTGACCTGCACCGGACAACACTTGATGCTCATCCCAGCGTCCGGACGCGCTCCTCCAGTCACCCCACCCCCACGGGAGGATCGCGATGCGCCACAGACATCCCCGTACCCACCGAACCCGACGGCCCGCGCTGCTCGCGGCGACGGCCGCCGCGGCGGCCCTGGCCGCCCTCACCGCGCCCATGGCCTCCGCGGCACCCGTCCCGGGCCCGTCCGCGGTCTCCTGGCAGCAGGCGGGCCCCACGGCCCCGCTCGGCACCGCCGGGACCCCCATGGCCCCCTCCCATGCCCTGACGGCCCCGTCCGAGGTCGGCGTCCCCGGCACCCGGCCGGGACCGGCCGGCCCCGGTGACGTCTCCGCACTCGCCACCAAGCGGCTGAACATCACCATGCAGGCCCAGCAGAAGACCAACTGGTGCTGGGCGGCGGCGGGCAACACCATCGCCGCCTGGTACGGCCGCACCTACTCGCAGAACCAGTTCTGCAACGCCGCCTTCGGCCGGTCGCAGAACAGCACGTGCCCCAACTCGCAGGCCACCCTGGGTGATGTCCAGACCGGACTGCGCTGGACCGGCGTCAGTCCCGGCTCCTATGTGAACGGCTGGCTCCGCTACCCGGCCCTCCAGACCGAGATCAACGCCGACCGGCCCGTCGAGACCCGCATCCAGTGGTCCGCCGGCGGCGGCCATATGCACGTCCTGTACGGCTACGACGACTCGGGCAGCTGGGTGTACTGGGGCGACCCGTGGCCCAGCAGCAACCGCTACAGCTGGGCGTCGCACTCCTGGTACGTCAACAACAACACCTTCAGCTGGACCCACTCCCTCTACCGGATCGGGGCGTGAGAAGCGTGCGACCCACGACACGACACCTGACCCCGGCCCGCACCCTGTCGCGCGCCGCCCTCACCGTCACCGCCGCCGCCCTGCTCACGGGGCTCGCGGCGCCCACGGCAGGCGCCGACCCCGACCCCTCGGCGGCGAGCCGGGCGGCCGCGGACAAGGCGGCCACCGCACCGGCCGCCATGGAGACCCTCACCCGCTTCTTCGACCGGGACGGCACCCGCGCGCGGGTGGCCGGTGAACCGCGTGTCGACGGACAGGCGGTACCCGTGTACCACCTGTCCCGGGACTTCGCCGCGGGCAAGCGGGGCGCGCCGATCGCGGTACCCGTCCACCACGCGAGCCGCGCGGTGTCCGCCGACGGCCGTACGGCGTCCCTGTGGACGGCCCGTCACGAGGGCGTGTGGCAGGTGGTGAACATCGCCACCGGTGACGACGAGACGCGCTACACGGCTCTGGGCGAACGGAGGCTGCCCGGGGGGACCGTGTTCCAGGAGCCGCAGATAGGCGCCTGGTTCGTGCAGCGCGACGCGCGCGTGGTGCCTCTCGACAAGGAGGCGCGCACCGCGGTGGGCACCGACGGCACCAGTCTGAACGCCTACCGTGACCGGGTGCGGCGTGCGTACGGCGACAAGCTGCCGGGCTCCGCCTACGCCAAGTCCGGCAAGGCGGGCGGCTACGGACCGGTCCAGCAGGACACCCGCCCGGACGCCGGTGCCGGGGCACCCGCGCGGGCGGCGGCCCCGGACGACCCGCTGAACGTCTCCGTCGCGGTGGCCTCGGGCGCGGCGGGCGTGGGTCTGCTCGCCACGCTGCTGTGGGCGGGTGCCGCGCTGCGGCGGCGCGTGCCGCCCGGCCGCTGACCGGCGTCCCGGGGCGTGGATGAGGCCCGCCCCCTCCACGCCCCGGGACGGCACGCTGCCGGGGCCCCCGTGGGAACCACACACCGCCCGCGGGGGCCCCGGCCGGGCGCCACGGGCCCCGGGCGGGCCGGTGCGGCACCGGAGGACCCCGGTGCCGCACCGGCCCGTACCCGTGCCCGCACCCCGGGGCAGGGCCGTCGGGGCACGGCTGTCGGTGGCCGCAAGTAGGGTGTGAGACATGGCCGACCCCTCCAGCTATCGCCCCAAGCCGGGACAGATCCCCGACTCGCCGGGGGTCTACAAGTTCCGTGACGAGCACCGCCGGGTGATCTACGTCGGCAAGGCGAAGAGCCTGCGCCAGCGGCTCGCGAGCTACTTCCAGGACCTCGCGGGTCTGCATCCGCGTACCCGCACGATGGTCACCACGGCCGCGTCCGTGGAGTGGACGGTGGTGTCCACCGAGGTCGAGGCCCTCCAGCTCGAATACTCCTGGATCAAGGAGTTCGACCCCCGGTTCAACGTCAAGTACCGCGACGACAAGAGCTACCCCTACCTCGCGGTGACGATGAACGAGGAGTTCCCCCGCGTCCAGGTGATGCGCGGTCAGAAACGCAAGGGCGTACGGTACTTCGGGCCGTACGGGCACGCCTGGGCGATCCGGGACACGGTCGATCTGCTGCTGCGGGTCTTCCCGGTACGGACCTGCTCGGCGGGCGTCTTCAAGAACGCCGCGCGCACCGGCCGCCCCTGTCTCCTCGGCTACATCGGCAAGTGTTCCGCGCCCTGTGTCGGCCGGATCAGCCCCGAGGACCACCGCGAACTGGCCGACGAGTTCAGCGACTTCATGGCCGGACGCACCGGCACGTACATCCGCCGCCTCGAACAGAGCATGACCGACGCCGCCGAGGAGATGGAGTACGAGCGGGCCGCCCGGCTGCGCGACGACATCGGGGCGCTGCGCAAGGCGATGGAGAAGAGCGCGGTCGTCCTCGCGGACGCCACCGACGCGGATCTGATCGCCCTCGCGGAGGACGAGCTGGAAGCGGCCGTGCAGATCTTCCATGTGCGCGGCGGCCGGGTGCGCGGCCAGCGTGGCTGGGTCACCGACAAGGTCGAGGCGGTCACCACGGGTGACCTGGTGGAGCACGCCATCCAGCAGCTCTACGGCGAGGAGAGCGGTGACGCCGTGCCCCGCGAGGTCCTCGTCCCCGCGCTGCCCGACCCGGCGGAGCCCGTCCAGGAGTGGCTGACCGGCCGCCGCGGGGCGAACGTCTCGCTGCGGGTGCCGCAGCGCGGCGACAAGAAGGCCCTCATGGAGACCGTCGCGCGCAACGCCCAGCAGTCCCTCGTGCTGCACAAGACCAAGCGCGCCTCCGACCTCACCACCCGCTCGCGCGCGCTGGAGGAGATCGCCGTCGCCCTGGAGCTGGACAGCGCCCCGCTGCGTATCGAGTGCTACGACATCTCGCACTTCCAGGGTGACGACGTGGTCGCCTCGATGGTCGTCTTCGAGGACGGTCTCGCCCGCAAGAGCGAGTACCGGCGGTTCCAGATCAAGGGCCGCGCGGGGGACACCCAGCTCTGGCACGGCGAGGGCCAGGACGACGTCCGCTCCATGCACGAGGTGATCACCCGACGTTTCCGGCGCTATCTCCAGGAGAAGGAGCGCACGGGGGAGTGGACCCAGCCGCCCGACCCCGCCGACACGGAAGCCCCCGTGCCCGCCGACCCGACCGCGCCCGGCGGCCTCCCTGTGTCCGACGGCCCGGCCGCGCCCGGTGACCTCACCGCGCCGACCCCGTCCGCCGACCTGACCAAGCCCGCCGTGCCCACGGCCCCTGCCGAGGCCACCATCCCCACGACCCCCGCCGCCCCGACGGCCCCCGCCCCCGCCGAGGACGCCCCGCCCGTCGTCCTGCGGGCCGACGGCACGCCCGAGGCGCCCCTCGGCCCCACCGACGACGACGGGCGGCCCAAGCGCTTCGCGTACCCGCCCCAGCTCGTGGTGGTCGACGGCGGACAGCCGCAGGTCGCCGCCGCCCGGCGCGCGCTGGACGAGCTGGGCATCGACGACATCGCCGTCTGCGGGCTCGCCAAGCGCCTCGAAGAGGTGTGGGTGCCCGGCGAGGACGACCCCGTGATCCTGCCCCGCACCAGTGAGGGCCTGTATCTGCTCCAGCGGGTGCGGGACGAGGCCCACCGCTTCGCGATCACCTATCAGCGGGCCAAGCGCGCCAAACGCTTCCGCGCGGGCCCGCTGGACGACGTCCCCGGCCTGGGGGATGCCCGCAAGCAGGCCCTGATCAAGCATTTCGGTTCGGTGAAGAGGCTCCGGTCGGCCACAATCGACGAGATCTGCGAGGTGCCCGGCATAGGCCGCAAGACGGCCCTGACGATCGCCGCGGCCCTCGCGGAAGCGGCTCCGGCCGCGCCCGCCGTGAACACGGCGACCGGAGAGATCATCGAAGACGAGGAACCCGTGTCCGCGGGCACCTCGGACAACCGACGGGGGCAGGAGCCATGACCGATCGACACGCACACGACGCCACGGGTGACACGGACGCCACAGGTGACGGGGCGGACACCACGTCCGCCCCGGGTGACGGCGGCGAGCGGGGCACCACCGACGGCCCCGCGGCCCAGGGCGAGCACGGCGAGCACACAGAACCGGACAAAGACGGAGCACAGGTGAGTACGGGCGCGACGATCGACACTCCCGGGGTCCCCGAGGCGGCCATTCCCGAGCTGGTGATCATCTCGGGGATGTCCGGCGCGGGCCGCTCCACCGCGGCGAAGTGTCTGGAGGACCTCGGCTGGTTCGTGGTCGACAACCTCCCGCCCGCGCTGATCCCCACCATGGTGGAGCTCGGCGCCCGCTCCCAGGGCAACGTCGCCCGGATCGCCGTCGTCGTGGACGTCCGCGGCCGGCGCTTCTTCGACAACCTCCGCGAGTCCCTCGCCGACCTGGAGTCCAAGCACGTCACCCGGCGCATCGTCTTCCTGGAGTCCTCCGACGACGCCCTGGTCCGCCGCTTCGAGGGCGTGCGCCGCCCGCACCCCCTCCAGGGCGACGGCCGGATCGTCGACGGCATCGCCGCCGAACGCGAACTCCTGCGCGAGCTGCGCGGTGACGCCGACCTGGTGATCGACACCTCCAGCCTGAACGTCCACGAGCTGCGCGCCAAGATGGACGCCCAGTTCGCGGGCGAGGAGGAGCCCGAGCTGCGGGCCACCGTGATGTCGTTCGGCTTCAAGTACGGGCTGCCCGTCGACGCGGACCTCGTCGTCGACATGCGCTTCCTGCCCAATCCGCACTGGGTCCCCGAGCTGCGTCCCTTCACCGGGCTCAACGAGGAGGTCTCGGCCTACATCTTCAACCAGCCCGGTGCCAAGGAGTTCCTGGACCGCTACGCCGAGCTGCTGCGGCTCATCGCCGCCGGGTACCGCCGCGAGGGCAAGCGCTATGTGACCATCGCCGTCGGCTGCACCGGCGGCAAGCACCGCTCCGTCGCCATGTCGGAGAAGCTCGCCGCACGGCTGGCCGCCGAGGGCGTCGAGACCGTCGTCGTCCACCGGGACATGGGACGCGAATGACCGGGCGCACACTCCGGTTGCGCCGCTTGGGCCGCACCACCCCCCTCCGTCCGGGTGAAAAGCCCGAGCGGGTCCGCCGCCGCGGCGCACAGCCCAAGGTCGTCGCCCTCGGCGGCGGCATGGGCCTGTCCGCGTCCCTCGCCGGACTGCGCCGGATCACCGGCGATCTCACCGCCGTCGTCACCGTCGCGGACGACGGCGGCTCCAGCGGCCGTCTCCGCGATGAGCTGGGCGTTCTTCCCCCTGGGGACCTCCGCAAGGCGCTCGCCGCGCTGTGCGGGGACGACGACTGGGGGCAGACCTGGGCCCGGGTGATCCAGCACCGTTTCCAGTCCGGTGGCGAGATGCACGGACACGCCGTCGGCAATCTGCTGATCGTCGCCCTGTGGGAGCAGCTCGGCGATCATGTGCTCGCGCTGGACCTGGTGGGCAAGCTGCTGGGCGCGCAGGGCCGTGTTCTGCCCATGTCGGCGGTGCCGCTGGAGCTGGAAGCCCTGGTCAGAGGGCATGACCCGGATCGTCCCGATGACGTGGACACGGTCCGTGGACAGGCCACCGTGGCGCTCACCCCCGGTGAGGTGCAGTCGGTGCACCTGGTGCCCAACGATCCGCCCGCCGTACCGGAGGCCGTGGGGGCCGTCCTGGACGCCGACTGGGTGGTCCTGGGGCCCGGTTCATGGTTCTCGTCGGTGATCCCGCACCTCCTGGTGCCGGAGCTGAGGGACGCCCTGACCGAGACGAAGGCGCGCCGGGTGCTCGCGCTGAACCTCGCCCCCCAACCCGGAGAAACCGAGGGGTTCTCCCCGCAGCGTCATTTGGAGGTTTTGGGACGACACGCCCCTAAACTCGCCCTGGACGTGGTGCTCGCCGACGAGGCCGCCGTGCCGGACCGTGATTCGCTCGCCGAAGCCGCCCAGGGCTTCGGGGCCACGGTCGAACTGGCCCCGGTCGCCCGGACCGACGGCAGCCCCAGGCACGATCCGGAGCTGTTGGCCGCCGCGTACGACCGTATTTTTCGGATGCATGGAAGGATCGGCCCATGGCGATGACGGCAGCGGTGAAGGATGAGATTTCCCGGCTTCCCGTCACCCGGACCTGCTGCAGAAAGGCGGAGGTCTCGTCGATCCTGCGGTTCGCGGGCGGGCTGCACCTGGTCAGCGGACGCATCGTGATCGAGGCGGAGCTGGACACCGCGATGGCGGCCCGCCGGCTCAAGCGGGACATCCTGGAGATCTTCGGGCACAGCTCGGAGCTGATCGTGATGGCGCCCGGCGGGCTGCGCCGCGGCTCGCGGTTCGTGGTCCGCGTCGTCGCGGGCGGTGACCAGCTCGCCCGGCAGACGGGCCTCGTGGACGGCCGCGGCCGTCCCATCCGGGGGCTGCCGCCGCAGGTGGTCTCCGGGGCCACCTGTGACGCCGAGGCGGCCTGGCGCGGGGCGTTCCTGGCGCACGGCTCGCTCACCGAGCCCGGCCGCTCCTCGTCGCTGGAGGTGACCTGCCCCGGACCGGAGGCGGCGCTGGCGCTGGTCGGGGCGGCCCGCCGGCTCCAGATCGGCGCGAAGGCCCGTGAGGTGCGCGGGGTGGACCGGGTCGTCGTCCGGGACGGGGACGCGATCGGCGCCCTGCTGACCCGTCTCGGTGCCCATGAGTCGGTCCTGGCGTGGGAGGAGCGGCGGATGCGGCGCGAGGTGCGCGCCACCGCGAACCGCCTCGCCAACTTCGACGACGCCAATCTGCGGCGGTCCGCGCGGGCCGCGGTGGCGGCGGGCGCGCGGGTGCAGCGGGCGCTGGAGATCCTCGCGGACGAGGTGCCCGAGCATCTGGCGGCGGCCGGCCGGCTGCGGATGGAGCACAAGCAGGCGTCGCTGGAGGAGCTGGGCGCGCTCGCCGACCCGCCGCTGACCAAGGACGCGGTGGCCGGGCGTATCCGGCGGCTGCTGGCGATGGCCGACAAGCGCGCGTCCGACCTGGGCATCCCGGGGACGGAGTCCAATCTCACCGAGGACATGGCCGACAACCTGGTCGGCTGAGCAGCCGTTTCTCTTCCCTGAGCCCGGCGGGGTGCCGGGGAGCCGCGTGACCGTACGTGGCTCCCGTGCCCCCGCCGGGCTCTCGCTTGCCGTGAGAAAGGCTGAAAACACTCCATTGACATGATCATGAAGGGCGGTGAGCCTGGCACGCGCCCACAAAAGTGCAGGACCACCACCAGGGGTACAGATGAGACGAAGAGCGAGAGCGATCCTCGCGACGGGCGCGTTGTTCCTCGGCGGACTCACCGCCGCACCTCTCGGCCAGGCCGGGGCGCTGGAGCGGACCGCGCCGGCCGTGACGGACGACGCGGAGGCCGTCAAGGTCTTCGAGGCGGACGTCACCCGCGAGCAGATACCGCTCCTCCTGAAGGCCGGCCAGGACGCCCACGAGCTCTCCGAACGGGCACCCGAGCGCGGCACCGCGCGCGTCGAGCTGTACCTCACCGACCGCCAGGCCCGGAATCTGGAGGGCCAGGGCGTCGACGTCACCGAGCGCCAGGTCTCCGCCGCCGCGGAGCGACGCGTCGCCGCGGCGGGCGACGGGGTGTACCGCCCGTACAGCGGACCGGGCGGGCTCAAGGAGGAGATCGTCCGCACCGGGCAGGCCCACCCGGGGCTCACCAAGGTCGTGTCCATCGGGAAGTCCCAGGGCGGCCAGGACATCCTCGCGGTGAAGGTCAGCAAGGGCGCCCGCACCACCAAGGACGGCGCCCGGCCCGCGACCCTGTACATGTCGAACCAGCACGCCCGGGAATGGATCACCCCGGAGATGACCCGGCGGCTGCTGCACCACTACCTCGACAACTACCGCAGCGACAAGCGGATCAAGAAGCTGGTGGACACCACCGAACTGTGGTTCGTGCTGTCCGCCAACCCCGACGGCTACGACTTCACCCACGCCGCCGACGGTGAGCGCCAGTGGCGCAAGAACCTGCGCGACATCGACGGCGACGGCCGGATCACCGCGGGCGACGGCGTCGACCTCAACCGCAACTTCCCCTACAAGTGGGGCTACGACGACGAGGGCTCGTCCCCCGCGCCCTCCTCGGAGACCTACCGCGGCGCGAGCCCCGGCTCCGAGCCCGAGACCCGGGCCATCGACCGCTTCCAGAAGCGCATCGGCTTCGAGTACGGCGTCAACTACCACTCCGCCGCCGAACTGATCCTCTACGGCGTCGGCTGGCAGGTGGCCACCAACACCCCCGACGACGTGTTGTACAAGGCCCTCGCCGGCACCCCCGAGAAGCCCGCGATACCCGGCTACCGCCCCCAGGTCTCCTCCGAGCTGTACACGACCAACGGCGAGGCCGACGGCCACGCGGGCAACGTGAACGGCATCGCGATGTTCACCCCCGAGATGTCGACCTGCCAGACCATCTCGCAGCGCTACCCCGACGACGCCTGGAACGCCCAGGACTGCGCCTCCGTCTTCACCTTCCCGGACGACGAGAAGCTGATCCAGGAGGAGTTCACCGCCAACCTGCCCTTCGCGCTCGCCGTGGCGGAGACCGCGTCCCGCCCCGACCGTCCCGTGTCCGTCACCGGGATCGACGCCCCCGACTTCACCCCGCACCCCTTCACCACGTCCTACGCGCGCGGGGCCGACCAGGAGGTCGCCGTCACCGCCCGCAAGTCCGTGCGGGACAAGGAGCTCAACTACCGGATCAACGGCGGCCGGACGCACGACGAGGACCTGCGCGGCTGGAAGGGCGGCGAGACCTTCGGCGGCGAGGACAACCTGTACTTCGACGAGTACCGCGCGCGGATCGAGGACGCCCGCCCCGGTGACCGGGTCGAGGTCTGGTTCACCGGCCGCACCCGTTCCGGCAAGGTCGCGAGCGAACCCTTCACGTACACGGTCGCCGAGCGCCCCAGGGCCTCGGTCCTCGTGGTCGCCGAGGAAGGCGCCGCCGCCACCCAGACGGCCTCCTACGTCGCCGCGCTCCAGGCCAACGGCCGATCCGCCGCCGTCTGGGACGTCGCCACCCAGGGCGTCCCGCACGCCCTCGGTGTGCTGGCGCACTTCCCGTCCGTCGTGCACTACACCGGCGCCGTCACCCCCGGCGCGCCCACCCAGCTCGCGCTGCGCGCCTACCTCAACGAGGGCGGCAAGCTGATCGAGTCCGGCGAACGCGCGGGCGGCAACGTCAACCTGGGACGCGCCTCCTCCAACGACTTCGCCCAGTACTACCTCGGGGCGTACGAGCGGCTGACGGCGCCCGGGGTCACCTCGTTCACCGGTGAGGGCGCGCTCAGCGGCACCGGGACCCCGCTCGCCGGGGCCGCGGGCAACCCGCTGGACGCCCCCAGCCGCTATCTCGTCACGTCCGACTCGCTGCCCGCGGCGCAGTTCCCGCAGTTCCGCAGCGCTCCGGCGGGCGGCTACCCGGGGCTCGTCAACCCGTACGCGCCGCAGACCGGCCAGGGCATGGCCTCGGCCGTCCACGACGACCGGGACTGGAAGCGGCTGACCCGCACCGTCGACCTCACCGGGGTCTCCGCCGCCGACGCCCCCGAACTGCGGACGGCGCTCAACTGGAACGTCGAGAACCGCTACGACCATGTGCTGCTGGAGGCGCACACCGAGGGCGCCGACGACTGGACGACGCTCCCCGACAGGAACGGCGCCAGTTCCACGGACGCGCCCGTCGAGTGCGAGGCCGGGTACTTCGTCAACGGGCATCCGTTCCTGCGGCACTACCTGACCCTGGGGGCCGGTGCCTGCGCGAACACCGGCACCACGGGCTCGTGGAACAGCTTCACCGGCTCGTCCGGCGGCTGGAAGCAGGTCGCGTTCGACCTCAGCGCCTACGCGGGCAAGAAGGTCGAGCTGTCGCTGAGCTATGTCACCGACCCGGGCAGCGGTGAGCGCGGCGTCTTCGCCGACCAGGCGCAGCTCGTCGTCGGCGGCATCGCGCGGGACACCGAGGGCTTCGAGACGTCGCTCGGCACCTGGAGCGTCGCCCCGGCCCCGGCCGGCAGCCCCACGGTGACCGGCGACTGGGCCCGCACCGGTGAGCTGTACCGCTCGTACGCGGCCGTCACCGCGCGTGACAGCGTGCTGCTGGGCTTCGGCTTCGAGCATGTGCCCGGCGCGGCCGAGCGGGCCGCCCTGATGGGCAAGGCGCTGGCCTCCCTGCGGCGCTGACCGCCCCCGGGAGACCCGGGGCCGACCGTCGGCCTCCCGGGCCGCCCGGAACGCCTCCCAGGCCCCTCACGGACCCGTCACGGGCCCGTGAGGGGCCTTCGTGTGCGCCGCGGGCCCCGGCGGCCCACGGCGGACCGTCCCGCTACCCGCCGGTACGGCCCGCCGCGCCGCGAACCGGTAGCTCGATGTCACCCCGGGGAGCGGGGAGAGGTAGGGTCGGAGTTGGTCGGGGACATCCCATACAACTGCCGGGCGTCGAACCCCGGCGCACCTAACGAGGAGATCGGTTCGTGACGATCCGCGTAGGCATCAACGGCTTTGGCCGCATCGGTCGTAACTACTTCCGCGCGCTGCTGGAGCAGGGTGCAGACATCGAGATCGTGGCTGTCAACGACCTGGGTGACACCGCGACCACCGCTCACCTGCTGAAGTACGACACCATTCTCGGCCGTCTCAAGGCCGACGTGTCGCACACCGCCGACACCATCACCGTCGACGGCCGCACCGTCAAGGTTCTCTCCGAGCGCAACCCGGCCGACATCCCCTGGGGTGAGCTGGGCGTCGACGTCGTCATCGAGTCGACCGGCATCTTCACCAAGAAGGCCGACGCCGCGAAGCACATCGCCGGTGGCGCGAAGAAGGTCCTCATCTCGGCTCCGGCCAGCGACGAGGACATCACCATCGTGATGGGCGTCAACCAGGACAAGTACGACCCGGCGGCGCACCACGTCATCTCGAACGCGTCCTGCACCACCAACTGTGTGGCGCCGATGGCCAAGGTTCTCGACGAGAACTTCGGCATCGTCAAGGGCCTGATGACCACGGTCCACGCGTACACCAACGACCAGCGCATCCTGGACTTCCCGCACAAGGACCTGCGCCGCGCCCGCGCCGCCGCCGAGAACATCATCCCGACGACGACCGGCGCCGCCAAGGCCACCGCCCTGGTGCTCCCGCAGCTCAAGGGCAAGCTGGACGGCATCGCGATGCGCGTTCCGGTCCCCACCGGCTCCGCCACGGACCTGGTCGTCACGCTCCAGCGCGAGACCACCAAGGACGAGGTCAACGCCGCGTTCAAGAAGGCCTCCGAGGACGGC includes:
- a CDS encoding papain-like cysteine protease family protein, producing MRHRHPRTHRTRRPALLAATAAAAALAALTAPMASAAPVPGPSAVSWQQAGPTAPLGTAGTPMAPSHALTAPSEVGVPGTRPGPAGPGDVSALATKRLNITMQAQQKTNWCWAAAGNTIAAWYGRTYSQNQFCNAAFGRSQNSTCPNSQATLGDVQTGLRWTGVSPGSYVNGWLRYPALQTEINADRPVETRIQWSAGGGHMHVLYGYDDSGSWVYWGDPWPSSNRYSWASHSWYVNNNTFSWTHSLYRIGA
- the uvrC gene encoding excinuclease ABC subunit UvrC; this encodes MADPSSYRPKPGQIPDSPGVYKFRDEHRRVIYVGKAKSLRQRLASYFQDLAGLHPRTRTMVTTAASVEWTVVSTEVEALQLEYSWIKEFDPRFNVKYRDDKSYPYLAVTMNEEFPRVQVMRGQKRKGVRYFGPYGHAWAIRDTVDLLLRVFPVRTCSAGVFKNAARTGRPCLLGYIGKCSAPCVGRISPEDHRELADEFSDFMAGRTGTYIRRLEQSMTDAAEEMEYERAARLRDDIGALRKAMEKSAVVLADATDADLIALAEDELEAAVQIFHVRGGRVRGQRGWVTDKVEAVTTGDLVEHAIQQLYGEESGDAVPREVLVPALPDPAEPVQEWLTGRRGANVSLRVPQRGDKKALMETVARNAQQSLVLHKTKRASDLTTRSRALEEIAVALELDSAPLRIECYDISHFQGDDVVASMVVFEDGLARKSEYRRFQIKGRAGDTQLWHGEGQDDVRSMHEVITRRFRRYLQEKERTGEWTQPPDPADTEAPVPADPTAPGGLPVSDGPAAPGDLTAPTPSADLTKPAVPTAPAEATIPTTPAAPTAPAPAEDAPPVVLRADGTPEAPLGPTDDDGRPKRFAYPPQLVVVDGGQPQVAAARRALDELGIDDIAVCGLAKRLEEVWVPGEDDPVILPRTSEGLYLLQRVRDEAHRFAITYQRAKRAKRFRAGPLDDVPGLGDARKQALIKHFGSVKRLRSATIDEICEVPGIGRKTALTIAAALAEAAPAAPAVNTATGEIIEDEEPVSAGTSDNRRGQEP
- the rapZ gene encoding RNase adapter RapZ, with protein sequence MTDRHAHDATGDTDATGDGADTTSAPGDGGERGTTDGPAAQGEHGEHTEPDKDGAQVSTGATIDTPGVPEAAIPELVIISGMSGAGRSTAAKCLEDLGWFVVDNLPPALIPTMVELGARSQGNVARIAVVVDVRGRRFFDNLRESLADLESKHVTRRIVFLESSDDALVRRFEGVRRPHPLQGDGRIVDGIAAERELLRELRGDADLVIDTSSLNVHELRAKMDAQFAGEEEPELRATVMSFGFKYGLPVDADLVVDMRFLPNPHWVPELRPFTGLNEEVSAYIFNQPGAKEFLDRYAELLRLIAAGYRREGKRYVTIAVGCTGGKHRSVAMSEKLAARLAAEGVETVVVHRDMGRE
- a CDS encoding gluconeogenesis factor YvcK family protein, with protein sequence MTGRTLRLRRLGRTTPLRPGEKPERVRRRGAQPKVVALGGGMGLSASLAGLRRITGDLTAVVTVADDGGSSGRLRDELGVLPPGDLRKALAALCGDDDWGQTWARVIQHRFQSGGEMHGHAVGNLLIVALWEQLGDHVLALDLVGKLLGAQGRVLPMSAVPLELEALVRGHDPDRPDDVDTVRGQATVALTPGEVQSVHLVPNDPPAVPEAVGAVLDADWVVLGPGSWFSSVIPHLLVPELRDALTETKARRVLALNLAPQPGETEGFSPQRHLEVLGRHAPKLALDVVLADEAAVPDRDSLAEAAQGFGATVELAPVARTDGSPRHDPELLAAAYDRIFRMHGRIGPWR
- the whiA gene encoding DNA-binding protein WhiA, whose protein sequence is MAMTAAVKDEISRLPVTRTCCRKAEVSSILRFAGGLHLVSGRIVIEAELDTAMAARRLKRDILEIFGHSSELIVMAPGGLRRGSRFVVRVVAGGDQLARQTGLVDGRGRPIRGLPPQVVSGATCDAEAAWRGAFLAHGSLTEPGRSSSLEVTCPGPEAALALVGAARRLQIGAKAREVRGVDRVVVRDGDAIGALLTRLGAHESVLAWEERRMRREVRATANRLANFDDANLRRSARAAVAAGARVQRALEILADEVPEHLAAAGRLRMEHKQASLEELGALADPPLTKDAVAGRIRRLLAMADKRASDLGIPGTESNLTEDMADNLVG
- a CDS encoding M14 family metallopeptidase; its protein translation is MRRRARAILATGALFLGGLTAAPLGQAGALERTAPAVTDDAEAVKVFEADVTREQIPLLLKAGQDAHELSERAPERGTARVELYLTDRQARNLEGQGVDVTERQVSAAAERRVAAAGDGVYRPYSGPGGLKEEIVRTGQAHPGLTKVVSIGKSQGGQDILAVKVSKGARTTKDGARPATLYMSNQHAREWITPEMTRRLLHHYLDNYRSDKRIKKLVDTTELWFVLSANPDGYDFTHAADGERQWRKNLRDIDGDGRITAGDGVDLNRNFPYKWGYDDEGSSPAPSSETYRGASPGSEPETRAIDRFQKRIGFEYGVNYHSAAELILYGVGWQVATNTPDDVLYKALAGTPEKPAIPGYRPQVSSELYTTNGEADGHAGNVNGIAMFTPEMSTCQTISQRYPDDAWNAQDCASVFTFPDDEKLIQEEFTANLPFALAVAETASRPDRPVSVTGIDAPDFTPHPFTTSYARGADQEVAVTARKSVRDKELNYRINGGRTHDEDLRGWKGGETFGGEDNLYFDEYRARIEDARPGDRVEVWFTGRTRSGKVASEPFTYTVAERPRASVLVVAEEGAAATQTASYVAALQANGRSAAVWDVATQGVPHALGVLAHFPSVVHYTGAVTPGAPTQLALRAYLNEGGKLIESGERAGGNVNLGRASSNDFAQYYLGAYERLTAPGVTSFTGEGALSGTGTPLAGAAGNPLDAPSRYLVTSDSLPAAQFPQFRSAPAGGYPGLVNPYAPQTGQGMASAVHDDRDWKRLTRTVDLTGVSAADAPELRTALNWNVENRYDHVLLEAHTEGADDWTTLPDRNGASSTDAPVECEAGYFVNGHPFLRHYLTLGAGACANTGTTGSWNSFTGSSGGWKQVAFDLSAYAGKKVELSLSYVTDPGSGERGVFADQAQLVVGGIARDTEGFETSLGTWSVAPAPAGSPTVTGDWARTGELYRSYAAVTARDSVLLGFGFEHVPGAAERAALMGKALASLRR
- the gap gene encoding type I glyceraldehyde-3-phosphate dehydrogenase encodes the protein MTIRVGINGFGRIGRNYFRALLEQGADIEIVAVNDLGDTATTAHLLKYDTILGRLKADVSHTADTITVDGRTVKVLSERNPADIPWGELGVDVVIESTGIFTKKADAAKHIAGGAKKVLISAPASDEDITIVMGVNQDKYDPAAHHVISNASCTTNCVAPMAKVLDENFGIVKGLMTTVHAYTNDQRILDFPHKDLRRARAAAENIIPTTTGAAKATALVLPQLKGKLDGIAMRVPVPTGSATDLVVTLQRETTKDEVNAAFKKASEDGALKGFLAYTEDAIVSSDIVGDPASCIFDSSLTMVQEGNTVKILGWYDNEWGYSNRLVDLTVFVGEQL